In Mytilus edulis chromosome 7, xbMytEdul2.2, whole genome shotgun sequence, a single genomic region encodes these proteins:
- the LOC139483189 gene encoding uncharacterized protein, whose protein sequence is MDTISKVLNLVKQGDWAISLDAYFHIKVFKNHRKYLRFSVQGQVYQFKALCFGPTSSPQVFTKVVSVVAAHLRKQNIRLAVYLDDWMCVNQFQQKLVIDREIMLNLLVRLGFLVNHERSSLIPNQTITYLGAVFKFDQGLVLPTQDRIQSICISTKSNEWHGNSQTLHGSIGENSILSRVDSKCQVIYEACPITFTSKFDPIKNEFRFSNSMYSKPKSSFEMVVVFSKHYAGKIFKTKSDLSYDHDGCLQVVRDNTDSSTLAKTTLVSPVVTTTSSVSSKTSTSRKSAGSGQDKSGTSEPRSVSVNCMATIDQQLKTKGFSENARKLLSASWRAGTQKDYKAKFRKYNSWCSERDIDPYTASLENCANVLIHLFDKGLQYRTIAGYRSMLSSVLSPIEKIPVGQHPYIIRLLKGVLNTRPPKRKLVPEWDLPLVLDLLKKEPYEQMKKASLKYITWKSIFFIAITTFRRCGDLQSLRIGEGSVNVQKKGVTFLRHGLSKQDRISHQSPTIFVPAFENNILLDPKRALTHYLMNTEDLRDKNGKDELKLFLTVNKPHRPVSSQTISSWLVKVIKHAYKKQMKDIPSVKGHSTRSIGPSWALFKGAKMKDILDSADWSQANTFVNFYLKDVQVDFLNI, encoded by the exons ATGGACACAATTTCAAAAGTGTTAAACTTAGTAAAACAAGGAGATTGGGCAATAAGTCTGGAcgcttattttcatataaaagtattCAAAAATCACAGGAAATACCTCAGATTTTCTGTTCAAGGTCAAGTTTACCAGTTCAAAGCCCTTTGTTTTGGCCCAACATCATCACCACAAGTTTTTACGAAGGTGGTGTCAGTAGTTGCTGCCcatttaagaaaacaaaacatacgtCTAGCAGTATATCTAGACGATTGGATGTGTGTCAATCAGTTTCAACAAAAACTTGTAATAGATCGAGAAATAATGTTGAATCTCCTTGTTCGACTAGGCTTTTTAGTCAATCACGAAAGGTCCAGTTTAATACCAAATCAAACAATCACTTATTTGGGAGCGGTGTTCAAGTTCGATCAAGGTTTGGTATTACCAACTCAGGACAGGATACAGTCTATTTGTATCAGTACAAAAAGTAATGAATGGCATGGTAACAGCCAGACATTACATGGAAGTATTGGGGAAAATAGCATCTTGTCTAGAGTTGATTCCAAATGCCAGGTTATTTATGAGGCCTGTCCAATTACATTTACTTCGAAATTTGACCCCATCAAAAATGAGTTTAGATTTTCAAATTCAATGTACTCCAAACCTAAAAGTTCATTTGAAATGGTGGTTGTCTTTAGCAAACATTATGCAGGGAagatctttaaaacaaaatcagaCCTCAGTTACGATCACGACGGATGCCTCCAAGtcg TGCGAGATAATACTGATAGCTCCACATTGGCCAAGACAACATTGGTATCCCCAGTTGTTACAACTACTAGTAGCGTGTCCTCTAAAACTTCCACTAGTAGAAAATCTGCTGGTTCAGGGCAAGATAAAAGTGGCACATCCGAACCCAGAAGTGTTTCAGTTAACTGCATGGCTACTATCGACCAGCAGCTCAAAACAAAAGGTTTTTCTGAAAACGCTAGGAAACTCTTGTCAGCATCTTGGCGGGCAGGTACTCAAAAGGATTACAAAgctaaatttagaaaatacaaTAGCTGGTGTTCTGAACGGGATATCGATCCCTATACAGCTTCTTTAGAAAATTgtgcaaatgttttaatacatttatttgaCAAAGGTTTACAGTATAGGACAATTGCAGGTTACAGGTCTATGCTGTCTTCAGTATTATCTCCTATTGAAAAAATCCCTGTTGGTCAACACCCTTACATTATAAGATTACTGAAAGGGGTTTTAAATACGAGACCGCCTAAACGAAAACTTGTACCTGAGTGGGATTTACCTTTAGTCTTAGACTTACTAAAGAAAGAACCTTATGAACAAATGAAAAAAGCTAGTTTAAAATATATAACTtggaaatcaattttttttattgcaattactaCTTTTAGAAGATGTGGTGATTTGCAATCTTTGAGAATTGGTGAAGGTTCAGTTAATGTTCAGAAAAAAGGGGTAACTTTTTTACGTCATGGTTTGTCAAAACAAGATAGAATTTCTCATCAAAGTCCAACTATTTTTGTTCCAGCTTTTGAGAACAACATATTGTTAGATCCTAAGAGGGCTTTGACACATTATTTGATGAATACAGAGGATTTAAGAGACAAGAATGGCAAAGATGAACTGAAATTGTTTTTAACTGTAAATAAACCACATAGACCAGTGTCTTCACAAACTATTTCAAGTTGGTTAGTTAAGGTGATTAAGCATGCATATAAGAAACAGATGAAAGATATTCCTTCAGTGAAAGGACATTCTACTAGGTCAATTGGACCTTCCTGGGCTCTTTTCAAAggagcaaaaatgaaagacattttAGATAGTGCAGATTGGAGTCAAGCCAACACTTTTGTGAATTTTTACTTAAAAGATGTACAGGTggattttttaaacatttga